The region TCACCCGTGACCCGCCGTTTGGGTGTCTGGTCTCGTTCATCTGTTCGGCCCAGATGCGAGTCGCCCGGATTTTCGGGATGCAGCAGTCGCTGCGCGAGGCGTACGGTGAGCCAGTCACGGTCGACGGGCGGACCGTCCACGCCTATCCGACACCGGAAGCCCTCGCCGAGCGCTCCGAAGACGACCTGCGAGGGCTGAGTCTGGGCTACCGCGCACCCTACGTCCAGCGCACCGCGGAGATGGTCGCTGAGGGGGAGGCGAACCCGGAAGACGCGCGCGGACTGCCGTACGAGGAGGCCCGCGAGTATCTCACGAAGTTCGTGGGCGTCGGCGACAAAGTGGCCGACTGCGTGCTGCTGTTCTCGCTCGGCTACCTGCAGGCGATCCCGCTCGACACCTGGATTCAGACCGTCATCAGCGACTACTTCCCAGAGTGTGAGGGCGGCAACTACGCTGAGACCTCGCAGGCCATTCGTGAGCGACTGGGTGCCGGACTGCCTGAACGAGACGAGGTATTCGGCGAGAGCGGCCCCGACGCCTACGCTGGCTACGCCCAGACCTACGTGTTCCATTTCCTCAGAACGGGTGAAAATTAACCCGAGGGCAATCTATTCTCAGGGAGGTGTCGCCCCATGAGCCTGGTCCAGGTGTTCGCGCACTTTGACAGTGCCGAGATAAGCGGGGCGAATCCTGATGTAGGCCCAGTCTAAGCCCAAGCGTGTGCGGTTGGGGCCTGTCAAGGGCCGGCTGTCTACAGCGTCCCATGACCAAAATTCGGCGCGAACGTGGCTTATTGTGCGTTCCACCTCGCCCGCTATCGCGACCAGTATCCCCCGCTTTGCCTGCGGCCGGGGCGTCGAAGATAGACCTCACTGCGCCCGCCACACGGGGGGCGTTGGCTGTCGATCCAGAAAGTTCCTGACCGAATCCGTGCGGGTCGGTACCGCCGGGTGGGGGTGACATCGAGGGTAGACGCTGTTCGAAGCTGTCGACGCTAATGAGGACGGCCAGGTAACGTACGTCTGGATCGACCGCCAGTTAGAGTCTCAGGACGCCATCAAGATCTCCGCTGAGCCGTCTGGCAATTTTCTCGAGAGCGTCGACCAATGGTGTGCCTTCTACGAGTGAGACAGAGCTGCTTGGGAGGCGCTCCGCAGGGGTGAACAACGGTGATGTCCGCCGATGACGACCGGTCTCTCGTTGGCAACGGACCCGAACGAGATCCGTTCGTGTTCGACGCCTGCTGGCGGCTCTACAAGCGCGGTGAGACGAACCTGCTACAGGGTGGCGTCTCCACTACCCAAATCTCGTGTGAGCTGGGCATCTGCTGGAAGGCCGCCATCCGCTGGCTTGGGCGCTGCGAGATGCAGGCATTGTCGTCAAGCTCCATGGTGCCAAGCCGACCAATCTCAGTGGGCGGACCTCCTTGAGGAGGAGTTCGCGTTCGAGCGCACGTCCGACGTGCTCCTCGACGCCGGTCCGATCCTCGGTCACCGTACCAAATCGCTACTGGCGTCTACGTGGCCGCGCTGGAGCTACTGTTCGGAGTCACGCAGGACGTCAATCGAGAAACGGGAGTGGCCGGACCACCAGCGGCAGCGCTGATAATTGTCCTGCCCGTCACGGTTACGCTGGCGCTGCTGGTTGGGACGTACCGAGTAATCCTGGGTAGCGACTTTGTCGAGGGAGCAGCTGGCTCCCCGTAGTTCGAAATCGGCGAAACGCCTCCGACAGCGTCCGAGCGAACGAGGACCACGTGGAGTTCGTGGTGAAAGTCCTCCCGACGGGCTCCTTGTCGACGAGAGCGAGGACCGCGCCTCGTGGCGGTACTTGCGGCTGGGGCAGAGGTTCAGCAGAATAGCTTTCAGCTCTGGAGTAAGCGCTCCTACGGCACCGAGAGCGAGGAGTACGTGGTCGAGATCGCTTACTCCCAGGTAGCCAGTAAACAGGTCACGCGGGAGGACGAGTCGACG is a window of halophilic archaeon DL31 DNA encoding:
- a CDS encoding DNA-(apurinic or apyrimidinic site) lyase (PFAM: HhH-GPD domain; 8-oxoguanine DNA glycosylase, N-terminal~KEGG: hvo:HVO_1681 DNA N-glycosylase~SMART: HhH-GPD domain), yielding MEFGEISLSALDGPFDLQSTLESGQSYLWERADGGTYTDLAAHGGNAWYETVLPATTGLTDQPTLLRVRQRGGVDDGALEWEAGGVLEGSTTPSDPADGEALLTHLLRLDDDLETIYEVTMDEPLVREAVERYPGLRLTRDPPFGCLVSFICSAQMRVARIFGMQQSLREAYGEPVTVDGRTVHAYPTPEALAERSEDDLRGLSLGYRAPYVQRTAEMVAEGEANPEDARGLPYEEAREYLTKFVGVGDKVADCVLLFSLGYLQAIPLDTWIQTVISDYFPECEGGNYAETSQAIRERLGAGLPERDEVFGESGPDAYAGYAQTYVFHFLRTGEN